The region ATGAATTGCCAATGGAATATTTCATGGACCTCGCGTGGGATTCCGACAAGTGGACCAACGATAATTTAAGCGATTACGTGCGCTTGTGGGCGGCGCGCGAGTTCGGGCCGGAGCACGCAGCGGAGATTGCCAGCATCGTTGCCAAATACACGAAATACAACGGACGCCGCAAACCGGAATTGTTGGATGCTAATACGTATAGCGTTGTGAATTACAATGAAGCGGGAAAAGTCGTCGCGGATTTTGAAACGATTGCGGAACGGGCAGAAAAAATTGCGCTAACTTTGCCTAAAGAATCGCAAAACGCATTTTATGAACTGGTATTGTTTCCAGTCAAAGCCTGCGCAGTGGTGAATGAATTATATTTCGCTGCGGCGCGAAACGAATTGTATGCACGGCAGGGGAGGGCGAGTGCGAACGACGAAGCGGCCGAAGTGCGTAGCAAATTCACGGAGGACACAAACCTGATGAATTATTTCAATCATGATTTTGCCGGAGGCAAATGGGATCACTTCATGGACCAGGCGCATCTCGGATATCGCGGCTGGGCAGACCCGCCATCAAACAATTTTGGAGCGATTAAATTAAGAGAAATCGAGGTCCAGAACACGGCGGCAATGGGCGTGGCCATCGAAGGTTCGGAAGCGGCGCGGCCGGGAACAAACGGCGATGCGGTTCTGCCACAATTTGACGCATTGAGCCGGCGACAACATTACATCGAGGTTTTTAAAAAAGGAAAAAGAGATTTTGAGTTTGTGGCTTCGGCCAGTGAGCCGTGGATTGTTTTGAGCGAGCGAAAGGGTTCGGTGGGAAAAGATAAAAAGATTTGGGTGAAAATAAATTGGGAACGTGCCCCGAAGGGAACAGCGACTGGAACAATCAAAATCAAAGGCGCCGGCACGGAAGTAGCCGTAACCGTGAATGCACTGAATCCGATTAGGATCAGTCGAAAAAATTTGCGCGGTTTTGCGGAAGGTGAGGGGATCGTGGCAATCGAGCCAGAACATTTCACGCGGAACAGAGATGCCGGGTCCAACCGCTGGATTCGGATTGAAGATTACGGACGGACATTGTCCGGCATGCGCGCGACCGGGCCCACGGATGTTAGCGCGACACCGGGCAAAGATTCTCCCTGTTTGGAATATCAAATGTATTTGTTCGACGCGGGCCCTGCGGAAATCGTCACGATCACCAGTCCGATTTTAAATTTTGTGCCAGGTCGCGGAGTGCGGTTCGCGGTTTCGTTTGACGACGACGTGCCGCAAGTCGTAACGCTCGTGCCGGAAAAATATAGCGCGCAAAATGGAAACCAGGATTGGGAGACATCGGTGAAGGACAATGCCCGCTATGCAAAAACAACCCTCAAATTGGCAAGGCCCGGTTATCACACATTGAAGTATTGGATGATTGATCCCGGCGTAGTGCTGCAAAAGGTGGTGGTGGATATGGGCGGGTTGAAGCCAAGTTATTTGGGGCCGCCAGAAAGCTATCATCAGGTGCCTTCGGAGAAGTAAACATGGGCGAATTTCAATCTATGAAAAAGATCAATCGCGGGTTGTTTTCAATCGGCCTGGGCGGTTCTTTGCTGGCGGTTTCGTCATTACCCGCGGCAGATGCGCAAGAGCAAAAATCACCGCGCACGGCGGAACAGGATCATCAGGAGATGATGGAGCAGTTGCATATCACATCCATCCGGCGCGGGCGTGACGGCATGAATCCCAGTTCGAAGAACTACGCAAATTATGATGAGGCCAAGGCGAATCCTTTTCCCGACTTGCCGGATCCATTGACTTTGAATGATGGAAAGAAAGTAACGACGCCGGAGATGTGGTGGACGCAGCGGCGGCCGGAGATCGTGGAGTATTTTGATCGCGAGATTTATGGCCGCGTGCCCGCGCATACGCCAAAAGTAAATTGGGAAGTCACCAGAAGGACCAACACGACAACTGGCGAAATTCCGGTCATCACCAAACAACTCATCGGGCATGTGGATAATCCCGCAGACCCAGACATCACGGTAAATATTCAACTATCGCTCACGACACCAGCCAATGCGAAGGAGCCAGTCCCGGTGATGATGCAATTTGGCTTCGGGAATTTTGGTTTTGGCGCGTTTGGACGGCGCGGGGCGAACGCGCCAGGCGGCACGAATAATTTTGCATTTCGCGGAACCAATCGGCCGGGAGGCACAAATAACCGGCCCGGATTTAGCGGAGGTTTTGGAGGATTTGGCGGGCCGGATTGGCGTCAACTGGTGCTTTTGAACGGCTGGGGTTACGCGGTGATTGTGCCAAACAGCGTGCAGGCGGACGACGGCGCGGGGCTGACGCAGGGGATAATCGGCTTGGTGAATCATGGGCAGCCGCGCAAGCCGGACGACTGGGGTGCATTGCGCGCATGGGCGTGGGGCGCGAGCCGCGCATTGGATTATTTTGAAACCGACCCGGCGGTGAACGCGAAAGAAGTCGGACTCGAAGGCCATTCGCGCTACGGCAAAGCAACGCTCGTGGCGATGGCGTACGATCCGCGTTTCGCTATCGCGTATGTGAGTTCGTCAGGCGAAGGCGGCGCGAAATTACATCGGCGTGATTGGGGTGAAATCGTGGAGAACGTAGCGGGCTCGGGCGAATATCATTGGATGGCGGGAAATTTTATCAAGTACGCGGGGCCATTGCATTGGAATGATCTGCCGGTGGATTCGCATGAACTGATCGCGTTATGCGCGCCGCGGCCCGTGTTCATCAGCGCGGGCTCGACGAACGGAGACGCATGGGTGGACGCAAAAGGCTCGTTTCTCGCCGCCGTGGCTGCGGGTCCGGTTTACCGGTTGCTCGGCCAACGTGATTTAGGCGCGACCGAATTTCCACCGATTGAAACGACCTACATCACTGGCGAAATCGGATTTCGCCAGCACAAGGCTGGTCACACCGATGCGCCGAATTGGCCAACGTTCCTGAAATTCGCGAACAAATATTTAAAAGAGCCCGCGCAGTAGGAAAATTTTGAATCACCAGGGCTTGTGATTATCGGTCACACCCGGCCAATCATCCGTGCGGAATGGAACAGCGGGCAAACCCGCGCCGTTGAAAAGTGTGGCGGCGGGGTTCGCCTGCCAGGCATAACGCGCCGCTACGGGTTCGGGCACTTCCAGCGACGAAACGATTATAGAATCGCCGTCAAGTTTTGCTTCAGCCCAATGCCATTTGCGATCCTTCCCCGCGACCGAAAATTCTTCGAGCCTATCGCCCTTCACCGTGAGACCGCTCTCGGTATTTTTGAAATGCAATTTGAGCGCGCCGGGCAAATGATCAACCGATGCGAATGTTGGCCCGGCGAAAGGAATGTCTTTGCCGTAATCTTTTGCGAGTGCGCAGAACGCGAGGCGTTCACCGACAATTTTTTTATCGGGCGGATGGATATTGTCGGCATCGCCGGTGTCAACCGTCACGGCGAGACCGGAATGCGCCACATTTTTGGCGGTGAGAAATTGCGCTTCACGCAGTTCGGCCCAGGAATCGTCGCCGGGTTGCGCGCGGCGGTGCATGAACGCGGGCAGGCTGACGATGTAAAACGGAAAATCGCCCTCGTGAAAAAGTTTTCGCCAATCGCCGATCATCGCGGGAAGCAATGTGCGATACGGGCGAGCGCGCTCGAAATTCGCTTCGCCTTGATACCAGATGGCGCCACGGAGCGAAAGCGGCGCGATGGGTTCGATCATGCCTTCATAAAGAACGATCGGCATGGTGGGATAATTCTCGAAACTGAGCGGGAGCGGATGCGGCGGCCGAGCGTCCGCGCTGAGCGCGCCCTTCCAATCGCCGCCGAGCGGGATCGCCAATTTGTCCCCGAGGCTGAGACGAAGCGTGTCGGGCTTGGCGAGAAATCCGCCCTTGGGTTTCATTTTGAAGACGCGGATGGCGATCACATTCCGGCCGGGCTTGAGCACATTGTCGTTGACGAAATAGACCCGGGGATTTTCGACCCAGGAACTTGCGCCGATCCAATGGCCATTGATATAAGTCGTATCCATTTTTTCAATCGAGCCAAGAAACAGCATGGCTCTGTTCGTGCCCAAAGGATCGGGCAAAGTAAATTCTTTGCGGAACCAGCAAATGCTCGGAGCGTCGGGCACGCCGAGTTGTTCAAAGGCGTTCGGCAACTGAACAGTTTTCCACGACGAATCATTGAAATCTAGCGATGCCCAGTTGTTGCTTTGGCCGACGTCGTATTCGTCAAGCCAGTGCATGAGAAAACTGCCATACTCGGGGCCGCCTTTGGCGTGAAGACGCTCGATCTCGGTGAGAACGGGATCGAAATCGTGGAGTTTATGAAGCGACTCGGGACTCATCCAACTCTCCGCCGGCGTGCCGCCAACGCAGTCCTGAACCAATCCGATCGGGACATGTAATTGCTCCTGGAGCGCGCGCCCAAAATAATAGGCGACGGCGGAGAAGCCGCCATTCTCGGCGATGGTTTGCGGCGAGCAAATTTTCCACGAGCCTTGCGGCGCTGCCGTGGGCGCATAGGAAACGTGTTGCTGCACTTTGAACAAACGAATTTCGGGATGGTCGGCGGACTTGATTTCGTCAGCGCCGTTGCGCGTGCGGGCAAGGCCAAGCTCCATGTTGGATTGCCCGCCACAGAGCCAGACTTCGCCAACCAAAATTTCGTGCAGGACAATATTTTGATTTGGGCCTGCTACGGTCATGGTGTAAGGACCACCGGTTGGAGGCGCTTCAATTTCGGTTTGCCAGCGGCCGTCCGCGCCAGCGATGGCTTTCGCAGTGTAACCATTGATTTCGACGTGGATGACGTCGCCGCTGTTTGCCCAGCCCCAAATGCGAATGGGTTTGTCACGCTGGACGACCATGTTGTCGCCGAACATGGGACTGAGGAGTGGCGAGGTCTTTTCAGCATGCAGGGAAGCGGCGGCGAAGAGAGCGATCAGCGAGATGATTGGAAAGCGCATAATTCAGAATTAAAATTCGAAGCCAGCATTGAAACTTATGAACTCATATTTGTTAACGCGCAAATCCGTGTAGATGCAACCTTAGCAAAAAAAGTTCTGTTCGATTTTTTCTAAAATCCATTACCAGGGCCGTTTCGCCGTCCAGAGAGAATGGATTCGAGATGCTCATGCCGATCCTTTTCCGATCATTTGCAGGGCCGCGCGCATATAGCCCATCGCGTAAGCCATGCCTGCGTGCCAGGGTGCGTTGCAGGCCATTTGCGGTGTGTGATCGGGAATCAGCACACCTTGATAGTCGTTTTGTTTGAGTATGCGCAACACGCGCAGCATGTCCACTTCACCGTCGTCAATAAAAGTTTCCCGATAATTGGGGACCTTGCCCTTGACGTTGCGGAAATGCACGTAGCCGATGCGATTTTGACGGCTGTAATTTTCCACCGTCTCGTAAATATCCCCCTCAGTCATCTCCGCGAGTGAGCCCAGGCAAAATTCCAGCGTGTTCGCCGGGCTGGGCGTGAGATCAATCAGGCGCTGGTAAAGGCGCGGCTGATATACAAGTCGTGGTTGTCCACGCATGAAGGGCATCGGCGGATCGTCGGGATGCGCGGCGAGTTTGACGCCCGCTTCCTCGGCCACCGGCGTGACTTCGCGCAGAAATTCTCCAACGCGATTCCACAGCTCATCATGGGTAATACCCGGCACATCGCCTTTCGGCGCGTGGGCATCATAAACCATGTTCCACACCATGCCGTTTGGCATCGGCGTATCGAGCGAACCTTCCATACCAACCGACATCGCGTCGCCGCGCGCATAAGGCGCGTGAGTGCGGCCGCAAACGCCAGCGATGCTAAAGTTATAACCCATGATGGGAATGCCCGCCTGGCCGAGACGGCGAATAATGGTCTTCACATTTTCCAACTGCCGGCGCTTTTTCGGACCATCCAGCAGGATGTCGTGCCAATGCGCCGGATCAAAATTCTCGATGGCTTCGATCTCGAGCCCGGCGGCGTTGGCCTCTTTGCGCATCGCGACCAATTCTTCCAAGGTCCAAAGCTGATCGGGATCGCCGGCAAGACCCCAGCCTTGATCAGTGCCGGTCGGCTGGTTATCGCGGGGATTCTTCGCGCCGCCTTTGAAATAATCCACGAGGTGGACGACCAGATGCGTAGCCCCAGCCTGCCGCGCGAAGAGGAAATTATCGCGCGTTAGCATGTGACGATACAAACCCAGGCCAAGTTTCATTTTTGGGCCGCGTGGAGTGGCGTTGCCTGCTTATTCATTCCCCCTGATGAGTGGTTTCTCAAGTAGCATTTGCGCTTTAGTAGGATTCTCCATGCGATTCGTATTTTTCTCCATTCCGCCGCTCCTCGCCGCCTGAAATACTGGCGGCAATGATTCAAACCCCGGACGCTACCGTGCGAAATTTTTTCCGCAACTCGCGCTTTGCGAGTAAACGCGTCCCGCGATAATCTTTCGTCCAACCCATGAACAAACTCTCATCCCGCAAGTACTCTGCGCGATCTTCCAAAGCAAAACTCTCTTCGCGCAACTCTGCGGTGAAAACCGCCACGCTGTTGCCTTATAAAAATACGAAGCTGCTCATCGCCAAACGCGTGCAGGATCTTCTCTCGCGGATGTCGCTCGAAGAAAAAGCCGCGCAAATGATGTGCGTGTGGCAGAAGAAGGCGGAAACCCTTCTGGATGCGGATGGAAATTTCGATTTCGCCAAGGCGAAAAAAAGTTTTGCCGATGGACATGGCCTGGGACAAGTCGGACGTCCAAGCGACGCGGGCAAAGGCAAGAACGCGCGCGAGATGGCGGAGTTGACGAATGCCATCCAGAAATTTTTTATCGAACATAGCCGGCTCGGCGTGCCAGTTATTTTTCACGAAGAATGTTTGCACGGCCACGCGGCGATTGGCGGCACGAGCTTTCCGCAGCCAATCGGTTTGGGCGCGACCTTCAATCCGGACCTGGTGCAGAAATTATTTGCGATAACCGCGTGGGAAGCGCGCGTGCGCGGTACGCACCAGGCATTGACGCCGGTCGTGGATGTCGCGCGCGAACCGCGGTGGGGCCGCGTCGAAGAAACTTACGGTGAAGATCCATATCTCGTTTCGCGTTTGGGAATCGCCGCCGTAATTGGTTTCCAAGGCGATGGTTCATTCAAAAATAAACGCCACGTCATCGCGACGCTGAAACATTTTGCCGCGCACGGCCAGCCGGAGGCGGGGATGAATTGCGGGCCGGTGGATGTGTCGGAACGGGTGTTACGCGAAACTTTTTTGTATCCGTTCAAGGAAGCGTTGCATGTCGCGGGGGCGATCAGCGTCATGGCTTCGTATAACGAAATTGACGGCGTGCCGTCGCATGCGAGCGAGTGGCTGCTGCGCGATGTACTGCGCAAGGAATGGGGCTTCAAGGGTTTTGTGGTCTCGGATTATTATGCGATTTGGGAACTGGCTCATCGCCCAGACACGCACGGTCATCACGTCGCGAAAGACCGTCGCGAATCCTGCGTGCTCGCAGTGAAGGCAGGAGTGAACATCGAGTTGCCGGAGCCGGATTGCTATTTGCATCTCGTGGACCTCGTCCGCAAACGCGAATTGCAAGAGTCGGATTTGGACGACCTTGTTGCGCCGATGCTGCATTACAAATTCAAGCTGGGTTTGTTCGACGATCCTTACGTTGACCCGGTTGAGGCGGAACGCGTCGTTGGCAGCGCGGCGCATCGCGAGATTGCACGACAGGCGGCGCGCGAAACGATCACGCTGCTCAAGAACGAAAATAATTTAGCGCCGGTTAACCTAAAGAAGCTCAAGACGATTGCGGTCATCGGGCCGAATGCCGATCGCAGTTTGCTCGGCGGTTACAGCGGCATGCCAAACTATAATGTCTCCGTGCTGGCGGGCATCAAGGCACGCGTGGGCGAAGCCGCAAAGGTTCTGCACGCCGAGGGTTGCAAAATCACGATTGGCGGCTCGTGGAATATTGACCAAGTCATTCCTGCCGATCCCGCGGAAGATGAAAAATTGATCGCCGAGGCCGTGAAGATCGCGAAACAGGCGGATGTGGTCGTGCTCGCCATCGGTGGCAATGAACAAACTTCGCGCGAAGCCTGGTCGCTCAAACATCTCGGCGACCGCGCAAACCTTGAATTGCTTGGCTGCCAAAATAAATTGGTGGAGGCGATGGTTGCGACTGGAAAACCCGTCGTGGCGTTTCTATTCAATGGCCGTCCGCTCGCTATCAAGCATCTCACCGACCATGTGCCGGTGATTTTTGAATGCTGGTATCTCGGCCAGGAAACGGGCGACGCGGTAGCAGAAGTTTTGTTTGGCGATTTCAATCCCGGCGGAAAATTGCCGATCAGCATTCCGCGTTCGGCAGGGCATGTGCCGGTGTTTTATAATCACAAGCCTTCAGCGCGGCGCGGCTATTTGTTTGACGACGTTTCACCGCTGTACGCCTTTGGGCAGGGGTTAAGCTACACGCAATTCACCTTCGACAAACCGCGCCTGGAAAAAAATAAGATCCGGCGCAATGAACGCACGCGCGTGAGCGTCCGCGTCACGAATAGTGGCAAAGTCAAAGGCGAAGAAGTGGTGCAAATGTATATTCGCGACGTGGTCAGTTCGGTGACTCGCCCGGTAAAAGAGTTAAAGGGGTTTCAGAAAATTTCTCTCGCGCCTGGCCAAAGCAAAACCGTTTCGCTCGACATCACGCCGGAGTTGCTTTCCTTCTACGACGTTAAAATGAATTACATCGTGGAGCCGGGCGAGTTCGTGATCATGGTCGGAAATTCCTCACGCAACGCCGATTTGCAGAAAGTGATTTTGACGGTCGAAAAATAAATTCCACGACCAAAATTATGCCCGACAATTCCGAAAAACTTTCGTTCGTCGAGAAGGCCGGTTACAGCGCGGCGGATGCCGCCGCGAATTTCGTCTTCATGACGATGATTCTTTTTCAGACGAGTTTCTACACGGATGTTTTTGGCATTAGCGCCGCCGCCGCCGCCGCGATTCTAATGTCGGCGCGGTTGTGGGATGCATTTTTCGATCCGATTGTCGGTATGCTGGCGGACCGCACCAACACGCGCTGGGGCAAGTTTCGCCCCTGGGTGCTGTTCACCGCCGTTCCGTGGTGTGTGGTGATGGTGCTGGCATACACGACGCCGCACGGCTGGAGCATGCATTCACTCATTGCCTACGCCACCGTTACGAACATCATGCTGATGACGCTTTACTCCGCGAATAACATGCCATACTCCGCGCTGGGCGGCGTGATGACCGGCGACGTCAATGAACGCGCCAAATTGAATTCGTTCCGCTTCGTCTCGGTCAACATCGCGCAATTCATCGTCGGCGGATTCACGCTGCCGCTGGTCGCGAAATTCGCCGCCGGTCATGACCGCCAATACGGCTGGCAAATCACGATGACGATTTGGTCAGTTTTGTGTCTCGTATTGTTCCTCATCACTTTCGCCACGACGAAGGAACGCATCAAACCGGAGCCGCAACAGAAATCCTCGCCGTTGCAGGATTTTGGAGACCTCTTCAAAAACAGTCCCTGGGCCGTGATGTTTTTCATGACGCTGATTCATTTCGCCATCCTTTCGTTTCGCGGCGGCGCGCTCTACAATTACTATCATCACTACGCGGACAAGGCGGCGCTCTATGACTGGGTACAGAAGTTCGGTTTGACTGCGCCGCCGCTTACGCAGGGCGCGCCCGCGGCGAGCGGCATCTTTGAATGGCTTGGTTACATTGTCCATGCCGACAAAGCGAATTTGGAAAATTCAAATGTCGCAGACGTGGCCAACAGCATCATCAACATGATCGGAACCGGCGTGACGATCGTGGTGATTTTGCTTTCACCATCGCTGTCGGAAAAATTTGGCAAAAAGGCGGTCGCGGTCGGCGGCTTCGCGCTGGCGACGATTGGGACATTCGCATTTTATATGCTTAGTCCGACCAATATTTCGGGCATGATCTGGCTGACCGTTTTCATCGCGGTTGCTTATGCGCCGACGATTCCGCTGGTATGGGCCATCTATGCCGATGTGGCCGACTATTCAGAGTGGAAAAATGGACGACGCGCGACGGGAATTATTTTTGCCACTATTGGGTTCGCGCTTAAGTCCGGGCTGGCGCTGGGTTCGGCGTCCTTCCTATGGATCATGGCGGGATTTTTTAATTACGACACCGTCCAACCGCAAACCGCCGACGCGGTGCAGGGTTACCGGATGACGAGCACGATTGTTGTGGGGATTCTCTTTGCAATCTGCACGTGCCTGCTTGCGGCGTACAAATTGAACAAGCAAAAGACGATTCAAATCGCGGATGAATTGGCGGCGCGCAGAAGGAAGTTTTCAACCCAAGCGGCTTGAAGTCTCAGGTTGTAGCGGCGGTCATAGCCCACCGCTACAGAAAAAATATTTTATGGAAAATTATTTTAGATTGGGGAACGCCTGGCGGTCGGTAGCGTGCCTATTGCCGACGGCGGGGTTGCTGGTGAGTTGCGCCAGTGCCGGGCCGGAAAATGCGGCGACTTTGAAGGCGGCATTTAAGAACGACTTTCTCATCGGCGCGGCGTTGAACGAAAATCAATTCACGGAGCGCGATGCCGTCGGCGCTAAAATCGTGAGTGAACAATTCAACAGCATCACACCCGAAAATATTTTGAAGTGGGAATCCGTGCACCCCGAGCCAGACAAATATAATTTTGCGCCCGGAGATGGATACGTCGCTTTCGGCGAGAAGCACCACATGTGGATCATCGGCCACACGCTAGTCTGGCATAACCAAACTCCCAACTGGGTTTTCGAGGATGACAACGGAAAACCCGTGGATCGCGAAATCTTGCTCAAGCGATTACACGACCATATTCAAACGGTTGTAGGCCGTTACAAAGGCCGCATCAAAGGCTGGGATGTGGTCAATGAGGCGTTGAATGAAGACGGCACGATGCGCCAGACTCGGTGGTTGAAAATCATTGGTGACGATTACATCGTCAAAGCTTTTCAATACGCTCACGAAGCGGACCCCAACGCTCAACTTCATTACAACGATTACTCGCTGGAGAACGAACCCAAACGCCGCGGGGCGATCGAGTTGATCAAAAAGCTCAAGGCGGCGGGTGTGCCCATCACCGCCGTGGGTTTGCAGGGCCACGACAAAATGGATTGGCCGACCACGCAACAGGAGGATGAAACGATTGCCGATTTCGCGAAGCTGGGCGTTGCCGTGATGATCACCGAACTGGACGTGGACGTGTTGCCATCGCCGTCGCGCAATCAAACCGCCGACATCACCCTGCGCCTGGAGCAACAGTCGAAAACGAATCCTTACACGAACGGTTTGCCGGACGAAGTGCAGCAGCAACTCGCCAAACGCTATGCCGATTTGTTCAGGGTCTTTGTGAAACATCGCGACGTCGTGAAGCGGGTGACGTTCTGGGGCGTGTGCGATGGCGATTCGTGGTTGAATGGCTGGCCGGTTCGTGGCCGCACGAGTTATCCGTTGCTCTTTGATCGCGAAGGGAACCCCAAGCCTGCCTTTCAGGCGGTGATCGAGACGGCAAAGTGATGGGTTCGCCTAGCGCAAAACATCCTATCCCCACGAAGCATTGCCAAAATAAAAAACTGGTCTTGTTCGCAGACCGAGGTTAAGAATGCTATTAGATTCGGCAGCGCGCCGAATCCGGACGCCAAGGGCGTCGGTCTGCAATGGCGGCAAGATTAGTTGAATCATGATTGGCAACCTGCTCCAACCTGAATTAGCCGAACTCATTCGGCAGCGAAACTTCACGCAACTCCGCGAAATTCTTTGTGGTTTTTCCGCCCAGGAAATCGCCGAGATTTTCACTGACCTCAAGCCCGATGATGAGGTGGTGTTGCTGCGCATTCTCCCGCGCGAAATCGCCGCAGAAGTTTTTGAATATCTGCCCGCGTACGATCAGGAAGAAACCTTGCACGCGCTCGGCAATGAAGGCGTCGCGCAAATCCTGAACGATATTTCCCCCGATGATCGCACGGCCTTGCTCGAAGAACTTCCCGCCGCCGCCACGCAAAAATTACTCGACCTGCTTTCGCCGGAAGAACGCAAGGTTGCCCAGCAGTTGCTCGGTTATCCGAAGGATTCCATCGGTCGCCGGATGACGCCGGAATACCTGGCCATCCAGCAGAGCTGGACGGTCGCCGAAGTGCTGGACTATCTCCGTCATGAAGGCCGCAAGCGCGAATCGCTGAACCAGCTTTACGTCGTGGACGACAAGCGCCGGTTGGTGGATTGGGTGAAATTGCGCAGCGTGGTTGTCGCTGATTTGACGACGCCCGTAGCCGAGTTGCTCGAGAACCGCAACCTCGCGTTGTCGGTCACTGACGATCAGGAAGTCGCCGTGACCGCGTTCAAAAAATATGACGTGACCATCTTGCCGGTCGTGGATTCGCATAATGTTCTGCTGGGCGTGCTGACCGTGGATGACGTACTTGATCTTGCGGAAAAAGAAGCGACCGAAGACATGCAGAAAATGGGCGGCATGGAAGCGCTCGACGCGCCGTATCTGAAGATCACGTTATTTGATATGATCAAAAAACGCGCGCCGTGGCTTGCCATTTTGTTCGTGAGCGAAATGTTCACCTCCACGGCGATGAGCCGTTATCAGGATGAAATTGAAAAATGCGTGACGCTTTCGTTTTTCGTGCCGTTGATTTTGTCGAGCGGTGGAAATTCGGGCTCGCAGGCGACGACGCTGATCATCCGCGCGATGGCGTTGCGCGACGTGATGCTGCGCGACTGGTGGAAAGTTTTTAAACGCGAAATCTCGGCGGGATTTTTGATGGGCTGCGTGTTGGGATTGCTTGGCATATTCCGCATTTTTATTTGGCAGGCAACCGGGCTTAAGGATTACGGTCCCCATTACATGCTGTTGGCATCCACGATCGGGGTGAGTTTGATCGGCGTGGTACTGTGGGGAAGTTTGATCGGCGCAATGCTGCCGATGCTGCTGCGTTACCTGCGGCTCGACCCGGCGACGTGTTCCGCACCGTTCGTGGCGACGCTGGTGGACGTGACGGGCATCGTGATTTATTTCACCGTGGCATTTCACTTTTTGCACGGGACGCTGTTGTAGCGACGCTTGACGCAGGGCGGCGTTGGTTTTAGTCTTTCCCTGTAAT is a window of Verrucomicrobiia bacterium DNA encoding:
- a CDS encoding glycoside hydrolase family 3 N-terminal domain-containing protein, with translation MKTATLLPYKNTKLLIAKRVQDLLSRMSLEEKAAQMMCVWQKKAETLLDADGNFDFAKAKKSFADGHGLGQVGRPSDAGKGKNAREMAELTNAIQKFFIEHSRLGVPVIFHEECLHGHAAIGGTSFPQPIGLGATFNPDLVQKLFAITAWEARVRGTHQALTPVVDVAREPRWGRVEETYGEDPYLVSRLGIAAVIGFQGDGSFKNKRHVIATLKHFAAHGQPEAGMNCGPVDVSERVLRETFLYPFKEALHVAGAISVMASYNEIDGVPSHASEWLLRDVLRKEWGFKGFVVSDYYAIWELAHRPDTHGHHVAKDRRESCVLAVKAGVNIELPEPDCYLHLVDLVRKRELQESDLDDLVAPMLHYKFKLGLFDDPYVDPVEAERVVGSAAHREIARQAARETITLLKNENNLAPVNLKKLKTIAVIGPNADRSLLGGYSGMPNYNVSVLAGIKARVGEAAKVLHAEGCKITIGGSWNIDQVIPADPAEDEKLIAEAVKIAKQADVVVLAIGGNEQTSREAWSLKHLGDRANLELLGCQNKLVEAMVATGKPVVAFLFNGRPLAIKHLTDHVPVIFECWYLGQETGDAVAEVLFGDFNPGGKLPISIPRSAGHVPVFYNHKPSARRGYLFDDVSPLYAFGQGLSYTQFTFDKPRLEKNKIRRNERTRVSVRVTNSGKVKGEEVVQMYIRDVVSSVTRPVKELKGFQKISLAPGQSKTVSLDITPELLSFYDVKMNYIVEPGEFVIMVGNSSRNADLQKVILTVEK
- a CDS encoding glycoside-pentoside-hexuronide (GPH):cation symporter produces the protein MPDNSEKLSFVEKAGYSAADAAANFVFMTMILFQTSFYTDVFGISAAAAAAILMSARLWDAFFDPIVGMLADRTNTRWGKFRPWVLFTAVPWCVVMVLAYTTPHGWSMHSLIAYATVTNIMLMTLYSANNMPYSALGGVMTGDVNERAKLNSFRFVSVNIAQFIVGGFTLPLVAKFAAGHDRQYGWQITMTIWSVLCLVLFLITFATTKERIKPEPQQKSSPLQDFGDLFKNSPWAVMFFMTLIHFAILSFRGGALYNYYHHYADKAALYDWVQKFGLTAPPLTQGAPAASGIFEWLGYIVHADKANLENSNVADVANSIINMIGTGVTIVVILLSPSLSEKFGKKAVAVGGFALATIGTFAFYMLSPTNISGMIWLTVFIAVAYAPTIPLVWAIYADVADYSEWKNGRRATGIIFATIGFALKSGLALGSASFLWIMAGFFNYDTVQPQTADAVQGYRMTSTIVVGILFAICTCLLAAYKLNKQKTIQIADELAARRRKFSTQAA
- a CDS encoding endo-1,4-beta-xylanase encodes the protein MENYFRLGNAWRSVACLLPTAGLLVSCASAGPENAATLKAAFKNDFLIGAALNENQFTERDAVGAKIVSEQFNSITPENILKWESVHPEPDKYNFAPGDGYVAFGEKHHMWIIGHTLVWHNQTPNWVFEDDNGKPVDREILLKRLHDHIQTVVGRYKGRIKGWDVVNEALNEDGTMRQTRWLKIIGDDYIVKAFQYAHEADPNAQLHYNDYSLENEPKRRGAIELIKKLKAAGVPITAVGLQGHDKMDWPTTQQEDETIADFAKLGVAVMITELDVDVLPSPSRNQTADITLRLEQQSKTNPYTNGLPDEVQQQLAKRYADLFRVFVKHRDVVKRVTFWGVCDGDSWLNGWPVRGRTSYPLLFDREGNPKPAFQAVIETAK
- the mgtE gene encoding magnesium transporter produces the protein MIGNLLQPELAELIRQRNFTQLREILCGFSAQEIAEIFTDLKPDDEVVLLRILPREIAAEVFEYLPAYDQEETLHALGNEGVAQILNDISPDDRTALLEELPAAATQKLLDLLSPEERKVAQQLLGYPKDSIGRRMTPEYLAIQQSWTVAEVLDYLRHEGRKRESLNQLYVVDDKRRLVDWVKLRSVVVADLTTPVAELLENRNLALSVTDDQEVAVTAFKKYDVTILPVVDSHNVLLGVLTVDDVLDLAEKEATEDMQKMGGMEALDAPYLKITLFDMIKKRAPWLAILFVSEMFTSTAMSRYQDEIEKCVTLSFFVPLILSSGGNSGSQATTLIIRAMALRDVMLRDWWKVFKREISAGFLMGCVLGLLGIFRIFIWQATGLKDYGPHYMLLASTIGVSLIGVVLWGSLIGAMLPMLLRYLRLDPATCSAPFVATLVDVTGIVIYFTVAFHFLHGTLL